In Candidatus Syntrophoarchaeum caldarius, the following are encoded in one genomic region:
- a CDS encoding site-specific recombinase, phage integrase family, protein MRSVIRVERVDIGRLKVIFGYNPDHIAKIKTVRGYRWHPDGKYWSVPYSEFERLISVFGCEKLDIDPVVWLSKLEKELAARRYSSKTKKAYLHYNEDFLKFSRKNPTEISNDNVKDYLFHLVEKKEVSTSTLNTAINALKFYYGEVLKRRFAYEIKRPKKDKKLPVVLSQEEVSRIISSVTNLKHKLILMLVYSAGLRVSEVVTLKPEDIDVERELIHVKGAKGRKDRYTMLSDVAMGALELYLKAYRPEKWLFPGQKSSSHITTRTVQRIFEDAIEKAGIKKDVSVHSLRHSFATHLLEGGTDLRYIQELLGHKSSKTTEIYTHVSKKDLSNIKSPLDSILTQEVVDEDR, encoded by the coding sequence ATGAGATCGGTGATAAGGGTTGAGAGAGTAGATATCGGAAGGTTGAAGGTGATTTTTGGGTATAATCCAGATCACATCGCAAAGATAAAGACTGTCAGAGGCTATAGATGGCATCCTGATGGGAAATACTGGAGTGTGCCTTACTCTGAATTTGAAAGGCTCATATCAGTTTTTGGTTGTGAAAAGCTTGATATCGATCCTGTTGTATGGCTCAGCAAGCTTGAAAAGGAGCTTGCTGCAAGAAGATACAGTTCAAAGACGAAAAAAGCCTATCTTCATTACAATGAAGACTTTTTAAAGTTTTCTCGCAAAAACCCCACCGAAATATCCAATGATAATGTAAAAGATTATCTATTTCATCTGGTGGAGAAAAAAGAAGTCTCTACATCCACTTTGAATACAGCGATCAACGCATTGAAGTTTTACTATGGTGAGGTTTTGAAGCGAAGGTTTGCTTACGAGATAAAGAGGCCAAAGAAGGATAAGAAGCTTCCTGTTGTTCTGAGTCAGGAGGAGGTTTCAAGGATTATATCTTCCGTTACAAATCTCAAACACAAACTGATTTTGATGCTTGTCTATTCTGCTGGTTTGAGGGTTAGCGAGGTTGTAACGTTGAAGCCGGAGGATATCGATGTGGAAAGGGAGCTTATCCATGTTAAGGGAGCCAAGGGCAGAAAGGACAGATACACGATGCTTTCGGATGTGGCGATGGGGGCTCTGGAGCTGTATCTAAAGGCGTATCGACCCGAGAAATGGCTCTTTCCCGGACAAAAATCCAGTTCCCACATCACAACGAGAACGGTGCAGAGGATATTTGAAGACGCCATCGAGAAGGCGGGGATCAAGAAGGATGTTAGTGTTCATTCGTTAAGGCACAGCTTCGCAACACATTTACTGGAGGGCGGGACAGACCTGCGGTATATCCAGGAGCTGCTTGGGCATAAAAGTTCGAAGACGACAGAAATATATACGCATGTGAGTAAGAAAGACCTGAGTAACATAAAAAGTCCATTAGACTCTATCCTGACTCAAGAGGTAGTGGATGAAGATCGGTGA